The following coding sequences lie in one Capsicum annuum cultivar UCD-10X-F1 chromosome 5, UCD10Xv1.1, whole genome shotgun sequence genomic window:
- the LOC107852833 gene encoding ATP synthase subunit beta, mitochondrial — MASRRLIASLLRSSAQRATGGGPISRSSLASSIARPTSRASPNGFLLNRAVQYATSAASSSKPSTPPPKSSGSEPSGKITDEFTGAGAIGKVCQVIGAVVDVRFDDGLPPILTALEVLDNQIRLVLEVAQHLGENMVRTIAMDGTEGLVRGQRVLNTGSPITVPVGRSTLGRIMNVIGEAIDERGPITTDHFLPIHREAPAFVEQATEQQILVTGIKVVDLLAPYQRGGKIGLFGGAGVGKTVLIMELINNVAKAHGGFSVFAGVGERTREGNDLYREMIESGVIKLGEKQSESKCALVYGQMNEPPGARARVGLTGLTVAEHFRDAEGQDVLLFIDNIFRFTQANSEVSALLGRIPSAVGYQPTLATDLGGLQERITTTKKGSITSVQAIYVPADDLTDPAPATTFAHLDATTVLSRQISELGIYPAVDPLDSTSRMLSPHILGEDHYNTARGVQKVLQNYKNLQDIIAILGMDELSEDDKMTVARARKIQRFLSQPFHVAEVFTGAPGKYVDLKESINSFQGVLDGKYDDLSEQSFYMVGGIDEVITKAEKIAKESAA; from the exons ATGGCTTCTCGGAGGCTCATCGCCTCTCTCCTCCGTTCATCCGCTCAACGTGCCACCGGCGGCGGTCCAATATCCCGATCATCATTAGCAAGCTCCATAGCCAGACCCACTTCACGCGCCTCCCCTAACGGATTCCTATTAAACCGCGCCGTACAGTACGCGACCTCCGCAGCGTCGTCGTCTAAGCCGTCAACGCCGCCGCCGAAGTCCTCTGGAAGTGAGCCGAGTGGAAAAATAACTGATGAGTTTACAGGTGCTGGTGCGATCGGGAAGGTGTGTCAGGTTATTGGTGCTGTTGTGGATGTGAGATTTGATGATGGATTGCCGCCTATTTTGACTGCGCTTGAGGTGTTGGATAATCAGATCCGACTTGTGCTTGAAGTTGCTCAGCATTTGGGCGAGAATATGGTTAGGACTATTGCGATGGATGGTACTGAAGGATTAGTTCGTGGTCAACGTGTGCTTAATACTGGGTCTCCTATTACT GTTCCTGTCGGTAGATCCACACTTGGCCGTATCATGAATGTCATTGGAGAGGCAATTGATGAGAGAGGCCCAATTA CTACCGATCACTTTTTGCCAATCCATCGTGAAGCTCCTGCCTTTGTTGAGCAAGCCACTGAGCAACAAATTCTTGTCACTGGTATTAAG GTTGTTGATCTTCTTGCTCCATACCAAAGAGGAGGAAAAATTGGGCTGTTTGGTGGTGCTGGTGTCGGGAAAACTGTGCTTATTATGGAACTGATTAACAATGTCGCAAAAGCACATG GTGGTTTCTCTGTCTTTGCTGGTGTTGGTGAGCGTACTCGAGAGGGTAATGATTTGTACCGAGAAATGATTGAAAGTGGTGTTATCAAGCTTGGCGAGAAGCAA AGTGAAAGCAAGTGTGCCCTTGTATATGGTCAAATGAATGAGCCCCCTGGTGCTCGTGCACGTGTTGGACTTACAGGTTTGACCGTGGCTGAGCACTTCCGAGATGCTGAGGGGCAGGATGTGCTTCTCTTTATTGACAATATTTTCAGGTTTACTCAG GCTAACTCAGAAGTGTCTGCTTTGCTTGGTCGTATCCCATCTGCTGTTGGTTATCAGCCAACTTTGGCTACGGATCTTGGAGGTCTTCAAGAACGTATCACCACCACCAAGAAAGGTTCTATTACATCTGTTCAAGCTATTTATGTGCCTGCTGATGACTTGACAGATCCCGCTCCTGCTACAACCTTTGCTCACTTGGATGCCACAACTGTCTTGTCCCGACAG ATTTCTGAGCTTGGTATTTATCCTGCTGTCGATCCACTTGATTCTACATCCCGTATGCTCTCACCTCACATTTTGGGAGAAGATCACTACAATACAGCTCGTGGAGTACAGAAAGTTCTTCAAAactacaagaatcttcaagataTTATTGCCATCTTGGGTATGGATGAGCTTAGTGAAGATGATAAGATGACTGTTGCCCGTGCACGTAAAATCCAAAGGTTCCTTAGCCAGCCTTTCCACGTTGCTGAAGTTTTCACAGGTGCCCCTGGAAAGTACGTCGATTTGAAGGAGAGCATTAACAGTTTCCAG GGAGTGTTGGATGGCAAATACGATGACCTATCAGAGCAATCGTTTTATATGGTTGGTGGTATTGACGAGGTCATCACCAAGGCAGAGAAGATTGCAAAGGAATCTGCAGCATAG